A window from Drosophila nasuta strain 15112-1781.00 chromosome 3, ASM2355853v1, whole genome shotgun sequence encodes these proteins:
- the LOC132794044 gene encoding uncharacterized protein LOC132794044: protein MRKLLLLVQVVSVSTHRTLRCPAAAKAQPQFHLVRECQRANTDDALALENTPTLKECVELAREFRGLALNYAPLERRRHIYPNTKQDARQRLSVFEQPGEFFNCHVLQCPQNTSFAGMVNDSRFDYYSLYGRPTALNNISCIPEVGLFVIYTRHTNYTDATLSCRNASEFSGSLAHIASQKRTEELSKWLRDYNSQRANTAIFLAYVGLQYNSSVSLRAMDYRNAQQESLLCFLFSAWHAGHPRLGASQANASCVALTPQATWQTTSSCDHELPFICEIFTATNTTQLDTGVNAATEACVIN from the exons ATGCGGAAACTGTTACTACTAGTGCAAGTTGTATCTGTGTCAACACACAGAACGCTGCGCTGTCCAGCGGCTGCCAAAGCTCAACCACAATTTCATCTGGTGCGTGAGTGTCAGCGAGCCAACACAGATGATGCACTTGCTCTTGAAAATACGCCAACGCTAAAGGAATGCGTGGAGTTGGCACGCGAGTTCCGAGGATTAGCATTGAACTACGCGCCACTCGAACGGAGACGACATATATATCCTAATACGAAGCAGGATGCACGTCAACGCTTAAGTGTTTTTGAGCAGCCGGGAGAGTTTTTTAACTGTCATGTACTGCAGTGTCCACAAAACACAAGTTTTGCGGGCATGGTGAACGACAGTCGCTTCGACTACTATAGTCTCTATGGCAGACCAACAG CTCTAAACAACATCAGCTGCATACCGGAAGTGGGTCTATTTGTGATCTACACCAGGCACACCAATTACACAGATGCTACTTTGAGTTGTCGCAATGCCAGTGAGTTCAGCGGAAGCCTGGCTCACATTGCTTCCCAGAAACGCACAGAAGAGCTGTCCAAATGGTTGCGAGATTACAATAGTCAGCGAGCAAACACTGCCATCTTTTTGGCCTATGTGGGGTTGCAGTACAATAGCAGCGTATCGTTAAGAGCAATGGATTATCGTAATGCGCAGCAGGAGAGCCTGTTGTGCTTCCTCTTCAGCGCCTGGCATGCAGGTCATCCGCGCTTAGG TGCTTCCCAGGCCAATGCCAGCTGCGTGGCGCTAACTCCGCAGGCCACTTGGCAAACGACATCGAGTTGTGACCATGAGTTGCCTTTCATCTGCGAAATCTTCACGGCCACCAATACCACACAACTGGACACAGGAGTAAATGCAGCGACCGAAGCGTGTGTGATTAATTGA
- the LOC132790032 gene encoding putative ATP synthase subunit f, mitochondrial: MAFGDYPAEYNPKVHGPYDPARYYGKADVPFGQVKLGELGAWFSRRNKTPNAIGGAISRAWWRWQHKYVFPKRAGIAPFFQITVASMTFFYLINYTKLKHHRNYKYH, translated from the exons ATGGCTTTCGGAGACTATCCAGCTGAGTATAACCCAAAGGTGCATGGACCTTACGATCCAGCCCGCTACTACGGAAAGG CTGATGTGCCCTTCGGTCAAGTGAAATTGGGTGAACTGGGCGCCTGGTTTAGCCGCCGCAACAAGACCCCAAATGCCATTGGTGGCGCCATTAGCCGTGCCTGGTGGCGCTGGCAGCACAAGTATGTGTTCCCTAAGCGTGCTGGCATTGCACCCTTTTTCCAGATCACCGTCGCCAGCATGACGTTCTTCTACTTGATCAACTACACTAAGTTGAAGCACCACAGGAACTACAAGTACCACTAA
- the LOC132790024 gene encoding uncharacterized protein LOC132790024, with translation MKLEELLTKGAPSPQEDDDDDEKAESKTKATNASDEGVENAEDAADESAEKESATGKKKGTRKKRSLNWEEAERGLLLEVIKTKVAFVENRSVDAKSIKAKRLAWSQITKQFNALNFRHRLLEQIQVQWRSMKNSAKREYQQKHPKSDVLEGMRMIEFMEELQKDPVSSRSQTRSSGTNGAVNVPLKKELLEMDEDEDMPLAALPNSTNASEDTLQTSTIAIPSPPPSTAGGDSQQESAQPQSAPNRRKRAKGKPLLQHKDDTDGAAGSADNEKTSPTRKRRQRNHSQAQSVLSEDFNTETSPVNASAAAVGPFTPTAGPNETISSLDMEEKYKQQLFKLLKQARLAEIDYARREHEQKLRFEQMEQELKMSYYRQEQDLKLRQMREEHDMRLRQQRREHEARISVYNSSNCCLNGTAGDVAGQESATQGAMRCNAKTDYNNVHLDSVVAAAAQPSSSSNSSSTDAVHALNANSLVYN, from the exons ATGAAACTGGAAGAGCTGCTAACAAAGGGTGCACCATCGCCGCAGgaagatgacgacgatgatgaaaAGGCGGAGTCGaaaacaaaagccacaaaTGCCTCCGATGAGGGGGTGGAGAATGCTGAAGATGCTGCGGACGAGTCGGCTGAAAAAGAAAGTGCGACTGGCAAGAAAAAAGGCACACGCAAAAAACGCTCACTCAATTGGGAAGAGGCCGAACGTGGTCTGCTATTGGAGGTGATTAAAACAAAAGTGGCATTTGTTGAAAATCGCAGTGTCGATGCAAAAAGCATCAAGGCCAAACGCTTGGCCTGGTCCCAAATCACCAAACA ATTCAATGCGCTGAACTTTCGACATCGGTTACTCGAACAAATCCAGGTGCAATGGCGCAGCATGAAGAACTCCGCCAAACGTGAGTATCAGCAAAAGCATCCCAAGTCAGATGTGCTCGAGGGCATGCGCATGATCGAATTCATGGAAGAACTGCAAAAGGATCCGGTCTCATCGCGCAGTCAAACGCGCAGCAGCGGCACCAATGGCGCTGTCAATGTGCCGCTAAAGAAGGAGCTGCTCGAAATGGACGAAGATGAGGATATGCCGTTAGCTGCGCTACCCAATTCGACAAATGCCAGCGAGGATACGCTGCAAACATCCACCATAGCCATACCCTCACCACCACCGTCGACCGCAGGCGGAGACTCACAGCAGGAGAGCGCACAGCCTCAATCAGCGCCCAATCGACGCAAACGGGCCAAAGGTAAACCTTTGCTACAGCACAAGGATGACACTGACGGTGCCGCTGGCTCCGCCGACAACGAAAAGACTTCGCCCACACGCAAACGAAGACAGCGCAAT CATTCACAGGCACAATCGGTGCTCTCGGAAGACTTTAATACTGAAACGTCACCCGTCAATGCCAGTGCCGCTGCAGTTGGGCCATTCACGCCCACAGCAGGTCCCAACGAGACAATTAGCAGCCTGGACATGGAGGAGAAATACAAGCAGCAGCTTTTCAAGCTGCTGAAGCAAGCGCGTCTGGCCGAGATTGATTATGCAAGGCGTGAGCATGAGCAGAAGCTGCGCTTCGAGCAAATGGAGCAAGAACTCAAAATGTCGTACTACCGTCAAGAACAGGACCTCAAGCTACGTCAAATGCGCGAGGAGCACGACATGCGACTGCGTCAGCAACGACGTGAGCACGAAGCACGTATTAGTGTCTACAATTCAAGCAACTGCTGCTTGAACGGCACGGCTGGAGATGTGGCAGGACAGGAGTCGGCGACACAGGGAGCAATGCGTTGTAATGCCAAAACAGATTACAATAATGTGCATTTGGACAGTGtcgttgcagctgcagcgcagccatcgtcatcgtcgaaTAGCAGCAGCACGGACGCCGTGCATGCGTTGAATGCCAATTCATTGGTCTACAACTAG
- the LOC132790027 gene encoding calaxin-like translates to MKDLDLTLDYMENARFNYVYGTAVARMEASIFSTLEKLCISMIYHKFVLREGPRTRYMTVQQLSGFIRMMFKITDPRINHRIVKTISDDPNCVDPKFHPDRHCTLNSFIKMLAIYFSNDLDRRMRFAFSVYDEDGYGFMNRESVMRYIDAFFTGDDEDEIFEMRADMLELLFQKFDKDKDLLISFEEYCDTVRKQPELLEFLGTVFPSKNDLDVVGLCCNLHTH, encoded by the exons ATGAAGGATCTAGATCTGACCCTTGACTATATGGAAAATGCTCGCTTCAATTATGTGTATGGAACAGCAGTTGCGCGCATGGAAGCCTCAATCTTCTCAACACTCGAGAAGCTCTGCATTTCGATGATCTATCACAAGTTTGTACTACGCGAGGGACCTCGAACGAGATATATGACTGTGCAACAATTAAGCGGTTTCATTCGTATGATGTTCAAGATAACGGATCCTCGGATTAATCATCGCATTGTGAAAACTATTAGCGACGATCCGAACTGTGTGGATCCAAAGTTTCATCCAGATCGTCATTGCACTCTGAACAGTTTTATAAAGATGCTTGCCATCTACTTCTCTAACGATCTCGATAGGCGCATGCGATTTGCTTTTAGC GTCTATGATGAAGATGGATACGGTTTCATGAATCGTGAGTCTGTGATGCGCTATATAGACGCATTTTTCACAGGCGACGATGAGGACGAGATTTTTGAAATGCGAgct GATATGCTTGAGTTgctatttcaaaaatttgataagGACAAGGACCTGCTCATCTCGTTCGAAGAGTATTGTGACACTGTGCGCAAACAACCCGAACTATTAGAGTTCCTGGGCACAGTATTTCCATCCAAAAATGATCTTGATGTCGTAGGGCTGTGCTGCAATTTGCACACACATTAA
- the LOC132790028 gene encoding calaxin-like, which translates to MKDLDLTLDYMENARFNYIFGPIITRLESPFTNTELLCLSMIYHKFALENGPRSKFITRVQLGNILELFFHVSDRDINVSIVQRISQDPECVDPKFSSDRHCSLPSFIRLFAIYFSKDLEKRMHFVFSIYDTTDRGYLDREQVVRFVSKFFDGDDEDELHELRGDMVEMIFSKFDLDKDLFISIEEYSDCVRKQPMMMEFLGKVFPSNSQLEAVRHCVNILS; encoded by the exons ATGAAGGATTTGGATCTTACCCTAGACTATATGGAAAATGCGCGCTTCAACTATATTTTTGGGCCAATCATCACTCGTCTTGAATCGCCATTTACGAACACCGAGCTGCTTTGTCTCTCGATGATCTATCATAAGTTTGCCCTGGAGAATGGGCCACGGTCCAAGTTTATCACGCGAGTGCAACTGGGCAATATATTGGAGCTGTTCTTTCATGTTTCGGATCGTGATATTAATGTGAGCATTGTGCAACGCATTAGCCAGGATCCGGAATGTGTGGATCCAAAGTTCTCCTCAGATCGTCATTGCAGTCTGCCCAGTTTCATTCGCttgtttgccatttatttCTCAAAAGATCTTGAGAAACGCATGCATTTTGTATTCAGC ATTTATGATACCACAGATCGAGGCTACTTGGATCGCGAGCAAGTTGTTCGATTTGTGAGCAAGTTTttcgacggcgacgacgaggATGAATTACACGAGCTGCGTGGc GATATGGTTGAAATGATATTTTCGAAATTCGATCTCGATAAGGATCTGTTTATTTCGATAGAAGAATATTCCGATTGCGTGCGCAAGCAGCCCATGATGATGGAGTTTCTGGGCAAAGTGTTCCCCTCTAATTCCCAACTGGAAGCTGTTCGCCATtgtgtgaatattttaagctGA
- the LOC132790022 gene encoding tyrosine-protein kinase receptor torso, with the protein MLILYAKYTLLLGLFVGHNENERLQEDKALFNAAACSKHCLENNIAKSFRDCFDYCQNANDTTNLALHKVQDNFLLMLVCRTESALSFRINWVQHDREQVKNSSQKDAMFMIKIHEKSNPDTKRLHYLSDDSFFTIPDLEDNTEYSITALSMQLDGGYSNIANDESFSTLRRGYQPSAMGEVQFRRYYQDPTNWRRIAADVEWQSSVDRNCLFDIIHYSTNSHSLGAPMPVHFRDPSQPYVYTVSNMKFGEQFQVGVRTVNDKNHLESEVRWLVLNAPNCLDWYNYNYTICEPLKPNNLTVLQSHFERDVLALNVSWEFPKYLPDNYTLYVLDLHKDGNRSQFYVERTASHYYIPNITILGSSFEVHLMAHTKGGNNATMRMLTKLPLEPWIKVSTMVKLMIFSPILSICCIFGLFSIKNCRHNRHLEDEELKTAPNQSTDFHLTLATLAVEDNFELDDDLEVEPHAVLLQDVLGEGAFGLVRRGIYKQRQVAVKLLKDQPNEEDVEAFRCEIQMLKSVGRHPNIVGIVGYSTRCSKRMMLLIEYCGLGSLQSFLRDEWKFRQELCLQSKHTKSDKKSVERLLEYDTRIEDINSSVLSTLEEETESDLSTIDSYRLGKGCVFAADNKSYGLQDIENIDANPPAAPPTNLKRPTKQQPRPFKKCIVSFENQEYFQPTAMDAQLTTKREPLKYADLLDIAQQVAVGMDFLAQNKIVHRDLAARNVLISLDRTIKIADFGLSRDVYHENVYRKSGGSGKLPIKWLALESLTHQVYTSQSDVWSFGVLLYEIITLGGMPYPSISPRDLLQLLRQGVRMKRPDGCSDDLFALMESCWCSIPANRPTFSDLMQRLGVMLLATKEVPQRLLQQLNSPEHCQLEKQAPNDPHYLQPLH; encoded by the exons atgtTGATTTTGTACGCCAAGTATACGCTTTTGCTTGGTTTATTTGTGGGTCACAATGAAAATGAGCGGCTCCAAGAGGACAAGGCACTTTTCAATGCGGCCGCCTGCTCCAAGCACTGCCTGGAAAACAATATTGCAAAG AGTTTTAGAGACTGCTTTGATTACTGTCAAAATGCTAACGATACAACAAACTTAGCGCTACACAAAGTGCAGGATAATTTCCTTTTAATGCTTGTTTGTCGCACCGAGTCTGCGCTCTCATTTCGCATTAATTGGGTGCAACATGACCGTGAGCAAGTCAAAAATTCCAGTCAAAAGGACGCCATGTTTATGATTAAGATACATGAGAAAAGTAATCCTGATACGAAGCGGTTGCATTATCTG TCAGATGACAGCTTTTTCACCATACCTGACTTGGAGGACAATACCGAGTACTCGATAACCGCCTTGTCCATGCAACTTGATGGCGGCTATTCGAATATAGCCAACGATGAGAGCTTTTCCACCTTGCGACGTGGCTATCAGCCAAGTGCCATGGGAGAGGTGCAGTTCCGTCGCTATTACCAAGACCCCACCAATTGGCGACGTATTGCCGCCGATGTTGAATGGCAGTCATCGGTGG ACCGCAATTGCCTGTTTGACATAATACACTATTCCACGAATAGCCACAGTCTAGGAGCTCCTATGCCAGTGCACTTCCGAGAT CCAAGTCAACCCTATGTTTACACCGTGTCCAACATGAAGTTTGGCGAGCAGTTCCAAGTTGGCGTGCGCACCGTCAACGACAAGAATCATCTAGAGAGCGAGGTGCGTTGGCTTGTGCTCAATGCACCCAACTGCTTGGATTGGTATAACTATAACTACACTATATGCG AGCCTCTCAAGCCAAACAATTTGACCGTTTTGCAATCGCATTTCGAGCGTGATGTGCTGGCTCTGAATGTGAGCTGGGAATTTCCCAAGTATCTGCCAGACAACTATACGCTATATGTGCTCGATCTGCACAAGGATGGCAATCGGTCGCAATTCTACGTAGAGCGCACGGCGAGTCATTACTACATCCCCAATATAACCATACTAGGCAGCAGTTTCGAGGTGCATCTTATGGCACACACGAAAGGTGGCAATAATGCCACCATGCGCATGCTCACCAAGTTACCGCTGGAGCCCTGGATAAAAG TGAGCACCATGGTCAAACTGATGATCTTTTCACCCATTTTGTCCATTTGCTGCATCTTTGGACTCTTCTCCATAAAAAATTGTCGCCACAATCGGCATTTGGAGGACGAGGAGTTAAAGACGGCGCCCAATCAGTCCACTGATTTTCACCTGACATTGGCCACGCTTGCTGTGGAGGATAACTTTGAGCTGGATGATGATCTCGAGGTGGAGCCACATGCTGTGCTCCTGCAGGATGTGCTCGGCGAAGGCGCCTTTGGACTGGTGCGACGCGGCATCTACAAACAGCGTCAGGTGGCCGTCAAGCTACTCAAAG ATCAACCCAATGAGGAGGATGTGGAGGCTTTCCGATGCGAAATACAAATGCTGAAGTCTGTGGGACGGCATCCAAATATTGTAGGCATTGTTGGCTACTCGACCAGGTGTAGCAAACGCATGATGCTGCTCATTGAATACTGCGGTTTGGGTAGCCTACAGAGTTTCTTACG CGACGAATGGAAATTTCGTCAGGAGCTCTGTTTACAGAGTAAACATACAAAATCAGATAAAAAGTCAGTGGAACGGCTGCTGGAGTACGACACACGCATCGAGGATATTAACAGCTCTGTGCTGTCCACATTGGAGGAGGAAACCGAGTCAGATCTTTCGACAATTGATTCTTATCGTCTTGGAAAGGGTTGCGTCTTTGCTGCCGACAACAAGTCCTATGGACTGCAGGACATTGAAAACATTGATGCCAATCCACCGGCAGCGCCTCCAACGAATCTGAAGCGCCCCACTAAGCAGCAGCCAAGGCCTTTTAAGAAATGCATTGTTAGTTTTGAGAATCAAGAATACTTTCAGCCCACGGCAATGGACGCGCAGTTGACAACTAAGCGGGAACCTTTGAAATATGCCGATCTGCTGGACATTGCCCAACAGGTGGCTGTTGGAATG GATTTTCTGGCGCAAAATAAGATTGTCCATCGAGATTTGGCAGCGCGTAATGTCCTTATCTCACTGGATCGCACCATTAAGATTGCGGATTTTGG ACTCAGTCGTGATGTGTACCATGAGAATGTGTATCGCAAGTCCGGTGGCAGCGGCAAGCTGCCCATCAAATGGCTTGCCTTGGAATCTCTCACTCATCAGGTCTACACTAGCCAGAGTGACGT CTGGTCATTTGGCGTGCTTCTCTATGAAATCATAACTCTGGGCGGCATGCCGTATCCCTCAATCTCGCCCAGAGatttgctgcaactgttgcgtCAAGGTGTGCGCATGAAGCGACCCGACGGTTGCTCGGATGACTTATTCGCTTTGATGGAAAGCTGCTGGTGCTCCATACCCGCTAATCGGCCGACATTTTCTGATCTTATGCAGCGCCTCGGAGTCATGCTTTTGGCTACCAAAGAAGTGCCACAACGGCTGCTGCAACAACTTAATTCCCCAGAGCACTG CCAATTGGAAAAGCAAGCGCCCAATGATCCGCACTATTTACAACCCTTACACTAG
- the LOC132790025 gene encoding ubiquinone biosynthesis protein COQ9, mitochondrial — protein MANVRCLQKALRLQKFVLPINAQASRLSSSVASSSSSNHNNTLKRAQSTTWTTLTRSYSKDSDKLEDFRAREEQRERERDAAEQKTQTETSGGGGTASSSGEQSQQSEQQSEKQAKVDAIRRKILDAAMEHVPQHGWTKQAIVLGAESSGYPSVVHGMFPEGGFALVSHFNGKCNAQLVEYLQHKTNNGQKEVADPLGFLVQAVRRRFEMIVPYKKQWPQAMALIAQPQHASTALAQVLTLVDDICYYSGDRSVDFGWYTRRIGLATIMKMTELYLLQDTSPKHVQTWEFLKNRMDEAVQLQMTLAQTDGVTQKVQRSFNSAFITARNILGLGYSRD, from the exons ATGGCAAACGTGCGCTGTTTGCAAAAAGCATTACGTTTACAAAAGTTCGTCCTGCCAATCA ATGCGCAGGCCAGTCGTCTAAGCTCCAGCGTCgcctccagcagcagcagcaatcacaacaacacacTCAAGCGCGCACAGTCCACAACATGGACAACTTTAACCCGCAGTTACTCCAAAGATAGCGATAAGCTGGAGGATTTCCGGGCACGCGAGGAGCAACGCGAACGGGAACGCGATGCTGCCGAACAAAAGACACAAACAGAGACTAGTGGTGGAGGAGGAACAGCCTCCTCCTCGGGAGAGCAAAGCCAGCAAAGCGAACAGCAGTCTGAGAAACAAGCCAAAGTTGACGCAATACGTCGCAAGATACTGGATGCAGCCATGGAGCATGTGCCGCAGCATGGCTGGACCAAGCAGGCCATTGTGCTGGGCGCCGAGTCCAGCGGTTATCCCAGTGTCGTCCATGGCATGTTTCCTGAAGGCGGCTTTGCGCTAGTCTCCCACTTTAATGGAAAGTGCAACGCGCAGCTGGTGGAGTATCTGCAGCACAAAACCAACAATGGCCAGAAAGAGGTAGCTGATCCATTGGGTTTTCTGGTGCAAGCGGTGCGACGACGTTTTGAGATGATTGTGCCGTACAAGAAACAGTGGCCTCAGGCAATGGCGCTGATTGCACAGCCCCAACATGCGTCCACAGCGCTGGCGCAAGTGCTAACGCTGGTCGATGACATTTGCTACTATTCTGGCGATCGCTCCGTGGAC TTCGGTTGGTATACGCGACGCATTGGACTCGCGACGATTATGAAGATGACGGAGCTTTATCTGCTGCAGGACACGTCACCAAAACATGTCCAGACCTGGGAGTTCCTTAAGAATCGCATGGATGAGGCTGTTCAACTGCAAATGACTTTGGCGCAGACCGACGGCGTCACACAAAAAGTGCAACGTTCCTTCAACTCGGCCTTCATAACT GCGCGAAATATTTTGGGTCTGGGCTACAGCCGCGATTAg
- the LOC132790023 gene encoding uncharacterized protein LOC132790023, protein MADAQNLLKLIKQLLLERAYDGVKMLFQSPVEAAKNLPLMPHIALELYNDVCAPQLNDATNVGNAPLFDCLNELLKIVAEFAPLEEFMLELMEKIEESSSIAIFSAYLRALQVVLLRQGNNKPQAIEWCLASVVTRVRQLQLPDYLREGYDEQQAELLEQEQQIEQLLAHHITIDLCYEPLLSQLQEEQHFKGIFRDCSLNRRNVFICTLMQLLDKPLALLELGNAPQRQLHPATRRLAAPEHRQPAQTQRNYLLARQKAGRAQSYVQQVVTSLTRNICRLLGDPYCLLSLVEQRTRWKRRLNASKGVYEMSSHNLFLVDEKLPLPALGMFYHALFVGQLLPATAPKIYAPLHLFEASLYLAAVLLEQPEPAMQHCGLRLSDCMLSIQLEPLPQSTLDLEVHKRYCEAVCKITGYSPQEALRQTALQALHHYILAFEDCAKYFILRNLLATLQHDGILGYLTGIYKDLVAAALKQQEQPLHEVYCGAKFRSLLLQCVCVLPEDVKSDLLLHSDSLSNSLNFLRFLALGDLKNRTGFWDVRDEIEQRLLQPLGTALNFSLAHYRAYRERVKNGQSASDDELMQKQLNMLAVNISNSGMAGEGDGTLPDIGREEKLEVLAGSITGLETLRVLYARACEILEQSDLKRKFLAYKTVAMETEQ, encoded by the coding sequence ATGGCAGACGCACAAAATCTGCTCAAGCTGATCAAACAACTGCTGCTGGAGCGCGCCTACGATGGCGTTAAAATGCTCTTCCAAAGTCCCGTCGAGGCAGCCAAAAACTTGCCACTAATGCCACACATTGCGCTGGAATTGTACAACGATGTGTGTGCTCCGCAACTTAATGATGCGACAAATGTGGGAAATGCGCCGCTCTTCGACTGCTTGAATGAGCTGCTCAAAATCGTGGCCGAATTTGCGCCGCTAGAGGAATTCATGCTGGAGCTCATGGAGAAGATTGAGGAGAGCTCCAGCATAGCCATCTTCTCGGCCTATTTACGTGCGTTGCAAGTGGTGTTGTTGCGTCAGGGCAACAACAAGCCGCAGGCCATCGAATGGTGTCTCGCTTCAGTGGTGACGCGCGTGCGGCAGCTACAATTACCGGATTATCTTCGCGAAGGCTACGACGAGCAGCAGGCAGAGCTGCTGGAGCAGGAACAGCAAATTGAGCAGCTGCTGGCCCATCACATCACCATCGATCTGTGCTACGAGCCGCTGCTAAGCCAGCTGCAAGAGGAGCAACACTTCAAGGGCATCTTTCGGGACTGCAGCTTGAATAGACGCAACGTTTTCATTTGCACGCTGATGCAGCTGCTCGACAAACCGCTGGCGCTGCTCGAGCTGGGCAATGCACCGCAACGACAACTGCATCCAGCAACACGACGTTTAGCGGCCCCAGAACATCGTCAGCCGGCACAGACGCAACGTAACTATTTGCTAGCCCGCCAGAAAGCTGGACGGGCTCAGAGCTATGTGCAGCAGGTGGTGACGAGTTTGACACGCAACATTTGCCGTCTACTGGGCGATCCCTACTGTCTGCTCTCGCTGGTGGAGCAGCGCACACGCTGGAAACGTCGCCTGAACGCCAGTAAGGGCGTCTACGAGATGAGCAGCCACAATCTGTTCCTGGTGGATGAGAAACTGCCACTGCCCGCGCTGGGTATGTTCTATCATGCGCTGTTCGTGGGTCAACTGCTGCCTGCCACCGCGCCCAAGATTTATGCCCCTCTGCATCTGTTTGAGGCGTCGCTCTACCTGGCAGCTGTGCTTCTCGAGCAACCGGAGCCGGCGATGCAGCATTGCGGGTTGCGTTTGAGCGATTGCATGTTGAGCATACAGTTGGAGCCGCTGCCACAGAGCACACTGGATCTGGAGGTGCACAAGCGTTATTGCGAGGCTGTTTGCAAGATCACCGGTTACTCGCCACAGGAGGCACTGCGTCAGACGGCGCTGCAGGCGCTGCATCACTATATACTCGCGTTTGAGGACTGTGCCAAGTATTTCATACTGAGGAATCTACTGGCCACACTGCAGCATGACGGCATCTTGGGTTACTTGACGGGCATTTACAAGGATCTGGTTGCAGCTGCGCTtaaacaacaagagcagccaCTTCATGAGGTCTACTGCGGCGCCAAGTTTcgctcgctgctgctgcagtgcgTCTGTGTGCTGCCCGAGGATGTCAAGTCGGATCTACTGCTGCATTCGGATAGCTTATCGAATTCGCTCAACTTCTTGCGTTTCCTCGCGCTGGGCGACCTCAAAAATCGCACTGGATTTTGGGATGTACGTGACGAGATCGAACAGCGACTGCTTCAGCCGCTGGGCACCGCTTTGAACTTTTCGTTGGCCCATTACAGAGCGTACAGGGAGCGTGTGAAGAACGGGCAAAGCGCTTCCGATGATGAATTGATGCAGAAGCAGCTCAACATGCTCGCTgtcaacatcagcaacagcggGATGGCGGGCGAAGGCGATGGAACACTGCCAGACATTGGACGCGAGGAGAAGCTTGAGGTGCTGGCGGGCTCCATAACGGGACTAGAGACGCTGCGTGTGCTATATGCGCGTGCTTGCGAGATTCTGGAGCAGAGCGACCTAAAGCGCAAATTCTTGGCGTACAAGACTGTGGCCATGGAGACGGAGCAATAA